The sequence CACGAAGGAAACGAAGCCGCTCATCATCCATCCCCGATCATGTGAAAGAACGTGCCGGTGGCAACGCCGCCCCCATCGAAACGGCGCACTGAACCGGTTTCGGGCACCTCCAGATCGTTGCTGTCGGTGATCCGCGCCAGCGGTTCATCCGGTTCATCGAGAATGGTCGCATAATGGAACTCGTGGCCGCGCAGACGGCCCCGTATGGTTTGCCCGGGGATGGCGGCATTCAGATCCGCCTTGCGGTATCCCAGGTGCATCTTTCGCTTGGCAAAGGAGGTTTCAAGGCCCAGGAGCCCCGCCATTTCGTGCCGCGTGCCGTCCTTGTCCACCAAGCCGGCGCCCATCGCCATGTACCCGCCACACTCTCCATGAACCGGGCGCGTCTTCGCGAACGACTGCAGGCTGTGACGGAACCGATCCGCCGCCGCCAGCGCGCCGGCATGCAGTTCGGGATAGCCTCCCGGCAACCAGCAGACATCGGCGTCCGGGTCCGGCCCCTCGTCCGCCAAGGGCGAGAACGGCACGACCTCGGCCCCGGCAGTACGCCACCCGGCGAGCAGATGCGGATAGACAAAGGCGAAGGCATTGTCCTGCGCCAGCGCGATCCGTTGGCCGGGCGGCTGGATGGCCGCAGGGGGCGGTGCGCTGTGAAGGGTTCCTGCCGCCGCCGCGCGCAACGCATCGAGGTCCACATGGCCCGCGATGAACTCCGCCGCTTCCGACAGGATCTGCGGCAGATTTTCCTGCTCGCCCGCCTGCACGAGGCCAAGGTGACGCTCTGGCAACTCGATTCCGTTCTGCCTTGGCAGAGAGCCGAGCACCCTTATGCCGACCTCGTCCATGCCCGCGCGTACCAGCGTTTCGTGCCGGGGCGAGGCCACGCGGTTCAACACGACCCCGGCCAGTGACACGTCCGGGCGCATGTCGCGGAATCCCCGCGCGGTCGCGGCCACTGATTGCGCCGCGCCGGAAACGTCCAGCACCAGCACCACCGGCCAGCCCATGTGCGCCGCGATGTCGGCGCTCGCGCCGTTGCCGCAGGCGCCCGGAACCGCGACACCGTCGAACAGGCCCATCGATCCTTCGGCGAGGACCAGATCGGCACCACGCGCGTTGCCCACCAGACCGTCGATGACCGCGCGGTCCATTGACCAGCTGTCGAGATTGAAGGACGCCAGACCAGACGCGGCCGTATGGAACGCAGGATCAATATAGTCCGGGCCGCTCTTGAAGGGCTGCACGTTCACCCCCCGCGCGCGGAAGGCTGCCAGCAGCCCCAGCATCAGCGTCGTCTTGCCGGTACCCGACGACGGAGCGGATATCATCAGGCCGGGTGGAATCATTCCGCCGTCTCCGGGAAACGGGGGTCCGTGCCCACTGGCCTGAAGCGACGATCGTAATCTTCCGCGTAGAGCCGGCTCTCTGCAAAATCCTCGGCCCCGATGGCATGGCCGACAAGGATGAGGGCAGTGCGCTCCATCTCTTCTCCGATGGCGGTCTGCAACGTGGCGAGTGTCGCCCGCACGACCCGTTGATCCGGCCAGCTGGCGCGCCAGACGACAGCCACGGGGCAATCCGCGCCATAATGCGGCGTCAGCTCGGTCACGACCCGGTCCAGCACATGGACCGACAGGTGGATCGCGAGCGTCGCCCCGGTACGGGCAAAGTTTTCCAGTGTCTCTCCTTCGGGCATGGCCGTCGCGCGGCCGGAAGTGCGGGTCAGCACAACCGATTGCACGACGCCCGGAAGGGTCAGTTCAGCGTTCAGCGCCGCGGCAGCGGCGGCAAAGGAAGGTACCCCCGGGGTCACGTCGTAGGGGATGTCCAGCGCGCGCAAACGGCGCAGCTGTTCCCCCATCGCCGACCAGACCGACAGGTCGCCGGAGTGCAGACGCGCCACATCGTGCCCTGCGGCATGAGCGCGGGCGATTTCCTCCATGATGTCGTCCAACGACATCCGGGCGGTGTTGACGATACGCGCACCTTCGGGGCAATGGGCCAGCAGCGCTTCGGGCACCAGCGACCCCGCGTACAGGCATACCGGACACGCCGCGATCAGGTCGCGCCCCCGCAAGGTGATCAGGTCGGCGGCCCCCGGCCCTGCCCCGATGAAATGAACCGTCATGCTATTCCTCTCAACTTTCCGCCAACGCAGCCGTGGCCATACCATCGCGTGACACGACACGCGGTGCAACCAGACGGGCCTGTGGACCGGCGGCGGCCAGCGCAGCCGCTTCTGCCAGAGACCCTGTGCCGAACCTGTCCTGTATCCGCTCTGACTGGGTGGGCGTTATCATCTGGCCCAGGTCTTCGACAGTCACCCCGAGGCCCGGCACGCCAAGAACCTGGGCGAACTCGCGAAAAACGGCCTCCCGAGCCTTGGCGGCTTCCGTTACCACCGCGTCGATCCGGACGTCATCTGACACGTCCAGCACCTGCTGCAGCGCATCCTGA is a genomic window of Sulfitobacter alexandrii containing:
- the cobM gene encoding precorrin-4 C(11)-methyltransferase; translated protein: MTVHFIGAGPGAADLITLRGRDLIAACPVCLYAGSLVPEALLAHCPEGARIVNTARMSLDDIMEEIARAHAAGHDVARLHSGDLSVWSAMGEQLRRLRALDIPYDVTPGVPSFAAAAAALNAELTLPGVVQSVVLTRTSGRATAMPEGETLENFARTGATLAIHLSVHVLDRVVTELTPHYGADCPVAVVWRASWPDQRVVRATLATLQTAIGEEMERTALILVGHAIGAEDFAESRLYAEDYDRRFRPVGTDPRFPETAE
- a CDS encoding cobyrinate a,c-diamide synthase, whose translation is MIPPGLMISAPSSGTGKTTLMLGLLAAFRARGVNVQPFKSGPDYIDPAFHTAASGLASFNLDSWSMDRAVIDGLVGNARGADLVLAEGSMGLFDGVAVPGACGNGASADIAAHMGWPVVLVLDVSGAAQSVAATARGFRDMRPDVSLAGVVLNRVASPRHETLVRAGMDEVGIRVLGSLPRQNGIELPERHLGLVQAGEQENLPQILSEAAEFIAGHVDLDALRAAAAGTLHSAPPPAAIQPPGQRIALAQDNAFAFVYPHLLAGWRTAGAEVVPFSPLADEGPDPDADVCWLPGGYPELHAGALAAADRFRHSLQSFAKTRPVHGECGGYMAMGAGLVDKDGTRHEMAGLLGLETSFAKRKMHLGYRKADLNAAIPGQTIRGRLRGHEFHYATILDEPDEPLARITDSNDLEVPETGSVRRFDGGGVATGTFFHMIGDG
- a CDS encoding cobalamin biosynthesis protein; protein product: MERDAMKVVGIGFRAAADLASLQDALQQVLDVSDDVRIDAVVTEAAKAREAVFREFAQVLGVPGLGVTVEDLGQMITPTQSERIQDRFGTGSLAEAAALAAAGPQARLVAPRVVSRDGMATAALAES